The DNA sequence AAAGAACCGCTACGGCCTGCTCAATATTCCTGCCGGTAACCTGCCCCGGTTTGTTTCACTGCCCGGAAACGCAGGGCTGCGGCATATCCTGTTCCTGGACGATGTGATCCGCTTCAATATAGACAAGGCATTCCCGGGATATACGGTGCAGGGATGTTACTGTGTTAAAATGACGCGGAACGCCGATATCAACCTGGCCGATGAGTGGGGAGAGCTGGAGGAACAGATCCGGCAGCTGATCCTTGCCAGGGAAGGAGGAACGCCCACCCGGTTTCTCTATGAAGGTGAAATGCCTGAAGCGGCCCGGCTGTTTGTTATGCAGTACTTTCGCCTGAATGAGCAGGAACTCATTGAAGGCAGCCGTTACCATAACCTGAAAGACTTTGCTGAATTGCCTGATCCGGGCGGAAAGCTTCCCTGCTACCCGTCCCGGCCGCCACTGGAACATCCCGAACTCCGTAACCTGGTGTCCATTGGCGATGCGGTGAAGAATTCCGATATACTGCTGCACCTGCCTTACCAGTCATATAACTATATTCTTCGATTCTTTAACGAAGCGGCTATTGACCCCCGCGTCCGCGAAATATCGGTAACACTTTACCGGGTAGCTACCGATTCACATATTGCCAATGCCCTTATCAGCGCTGCCAGGAACGGGAAGTCGGTGACGGTTTTTGTTGAACTGAAAGCCCGCTTTGACGAGATAAATAACCTGAACTGGGCCAATAAGATGAAGGAGGCAGGGGTTCGCATTGTTTACAGCATTCCCGAGATGAAAGTGCATGCGAAAATTGCCCTGGTAAAAAGAAAATCGGGATGGAAAGCGGAATACCTGGGGCTACTTTCGACAGGGAATTTTAATGAGAATACCGCCCGGTTTTATACCGATCACCTGCTGATCACGGCCGATAAAAGGATCACCCGGGAAATGGACCTTTTGTTTTCCTACCTGCTTTCCCGTGAGCAGCCCGAGGAGTACGGCTTTATGAAATTCGATCATCTGCTGGTATCCCGTTTCAATTTGACGCAAAGCCTGGAGCAGCTGATAAAAAGGGAAATTGCAC is a window from the Anseongella ginsenosidimutans genome containing:
- the ppk1 gene encoding polyphosphate kinase 1 is translated as MASFQYFNRDISWLGFNERVLLEAKNPEVPLYERFRFLSIFSSNLDEFFRVRYPGLLALHLLPGTPDEQAAAAGLLKTIQEKVDSLQQAFGEILTGELLPGLRERGLQLYYGQALQSEHEKYVTDLFYSKVLSFLRPVILEEQGQEIALQNNALYFIVQLTSPEGKNRYGLLNIPAGNLPRFVSLPGNAGLRHILFLDDVIRFNIDKAFPGYTVQGCYCVKMTRNADINLADEWGELEEQIRQLILAREGGTPTRFLYEGEMPEAARLFVMQYFRLNEQELIEGSRYHNLKDFAELPDPGGKLPCYPSRPPLEHPELRNLVSIGDAVKNSDILLHLPYQSYNYILRFFNEAAIDPRVREISVTLYRVATDSHIANALISAARNGKSVTVFVELKARFDEINNLNWANKMKEAGVRIVYSIPEMKVHAKIALVKRKSGWKAEYLGLLSTGNFNENTARFYTDHLLITADKRITREMDLLFSYLLSREQPEEYGFMKFDHLLVSRFNLTQSLEQLIKREIAHKKAGKDARITIKINNLQESHLIDCLYEASNAGVEVRLMVRGICCLIPGVGGMSDHITVYRIVDRYLEHGRVFVFHNNGEPDLFMGSADLMDRNLHRRIEVLFPLYDKKLKAEMLQLMELQFRDNIQAVSLDRDGKMQPTLKGEKEGPVQSQLEIYERLGARL